The following are encoded in a window of Mycobacterium vicinigordonae genomic DNA:
- a CDS encoding flavin-containing monooxygenase, translating into MRSRYAGKPFTTSTTEIAAALEDVSIPTLLLSLVHITGDPRFIRDFKQLGVFLNEVQGFMSEEDKARARAEALPVIVDYRDRGCPEPEPLSDDLIREMMDWTACEHVPDDYLLLAREEMDLEGVDPRHPVALPPDSMAEFPVVVIGCGESGILAGIRLRQANIPFTIVEKNAGPGGTWWENSYPGARVDVANHFYCYSFEPNNDWTHYFAEQPELRDYFTKVMQKHDLAPHTRWKTEVLGAEWDDESDSWTVRLRTADGADDTLRARAVITAVGQLNRPLLPDIEGADTFEGPSFHSAAWDHSVDLAGKRVALVGAGASGFQIAPAIANQVEHLTVFQRTAQWMFPNTMYHDEVPAGVRWAMDHLPCYGRWYRFLLLWPGADKGLDAAQGDPHYIDPDGRQDYAVSDINAAARMMFSQWITSQVPEGPNSDELLAKVLPNYPATGKRTLQDNGSWLKTLQRDDVELVRTPIQRMTPRGIVTEDGVTHEVDIIVYATGFRHTDVLWPLKIKGRNGIDLRKLWGSRPYAYLGITVPGFPNLFLLYGPGTHLAHGGSLIFQSELQMRYVNLCLQHMAERNIAAVEPTAEAATDWHRRTQTEIKKMVWSHPAVEHSYFKNADGEIHTVSPWRLNQYWAAVREPDWSNFVVTKGK; encoded by the coding sequence ATGCGCAGCCGCTACGCCGGGAAGCCCTTCACCACCTCCACCACGGAGATCGCCGCCGCACTCGAAGACGTCAGCATCCCGACGCTACTGCTGTCGCTAGTACACATCACCGGAGATCCGCGCTTCATTCGCGACTTCAAGCAGCTCGGCGTGTTTCTAAACGAGGTCCAGGGATTCATGTCCGAGGAGGACAAGGCCCGTGCCCGCGCCGAGGCGCTGCCGGTGATTGTCGACTACCGCGATCGCGGTTGCCCAGAGCCCGAGCCGCTGAGCGATGACCTGATCCGGGAAATGATGGACTGGACGGCGTGCGAGCACGTTCCCGACGACTATCTGCTGCTGGCCCGCGAAGAGATGGACCTCGAGGGCGTTGACCCGCGCCACCCTGTCGCCCTGCCGCCGGATAGCATGGCCGAATTCCCGGTCGTCGTGATCGGGTGCGGCGAATCGGGCATTTTGGCCGGAATCCGGTTGAGACAAGCCAACATTCCATTCACAATTGTCGAGAAGAACGCCGGACCCGGCGGAACCTGGTGGGAAAACAGCTATCCTGGCGCCCGGGTCGACGTGGCAAATCACTTCTACTGCTACAGCTTCGAACCCAACAACGACTGGACGCACTACTTCGCCGAACAGCCTGAGCTTCGGGACTACTTCACCAAGGTGATGCAGAAGCACGACCTGGCGCCGCACACAAGGTGGAAGACCGAGGTCCTCGGGGCCGAGTGGGACGACGAATCCGACAGCTGGACAGTTCGATTGCGCACGGCCGACGGCGCGGACGACACGTTACGGGCACGCGCGGTGATCACCGCGGTAGGCCAGTTGAACCGGCCGCTGCTTCCCGACATCGAGGGCGCCGATACCTTCGAGGGGCCGTCGTTCCACTCAGCGGCCTGGGACCATTCCGTCGACTTGGCCGGCAAGCGCGTCGCGCTTGTTGGCGCCGGCGCCAGCGGGTTCCAAATCGCACCGGCGATCGCCAACCAGGTCGAGCATCTGACGGTGTTCCAGCGCACCGCACAGTGGATGTTCCCCAACACGATGTACCACGACGAGGTTCCCGCCGGCGTGCGCTGGGCGATGGACCACCTACCTTGCTACGGAAGGTGGTACCGGTTCCTGCTGCTATGGCCGGGCGCCGACAAAGGTCTGGACGCCGCCCAAGGCGACCCGCACTATATAGATCCCGATGGCCGGCAGGACTATGCGGTCAGCGACATCAATGCCGCCGCCCGGATGATGTTCAGCCAGTGGATCACTAGTCAGGTACCGGAAGGCCCGAACTCCGATGAGCTGCTGGCCAAGGTGCTGCCCAACTATCCGGCTACCGGTAAGCGCACTCTGCAGGACAACGGCAGCTGGCTGAAGACGTTGCAACGGGACGACGTCGAACTGGTGCGCACACCGATCCAGCGGATGACTCCGCGCGGCATCGTCACCGAGGACGGCGTTACACACGAGGTGGACATCATCGTCTACGCCACCGGATTCCGCCACACCGATGTACTGTGGCCGCTGAAGATAAAGGGCCGCAACGGAATCGACCTGCGCAAACTGTGGGGTAGCCGGCCATACGCTTACCTGGGCATCACCGTCCCGGGCTTTCCGAACCTGTTCCTGCTCTACGGGCCAGGCACCCACCTGGCCCACGGCGGCAGCCTGATCTTTCAATCCGAACTTCAGATGCGCTACGTCAACCTGTGCCTGCAGCACATGGCCGAACGAAACATCGCCGCCGTAGAGCCCACCGCTGAGGCCGCCACCGATTGGCATCGGCGCACCCAGACCGAGATCAAGAAGATGGTGTGGTCGCACCCCGCGGTCGAGCACTCCTACTTCAAGAACGCCGACGGCGAGATCCACACCGTCAGCCCGTGGCGCCTCAACCAGTACTGGGCCGCGGTACGCGAACCAGATTGGTCCAATTTCGTTGTGACAAAAGGAAAGTGA
- the dtd gene encoding D-aminoacyl-tRNA deacylase has translation MRVLVQRVTSASVSVDGKVVGAIQPGRQGLLALVGVTHNDGPDQARRLAEKLWNLRILSDEKSAADVDAPILVISQFTLYADTAKGRRPSWNAAAPGTVAEPLVASFADALVQLGAIVETGVFGAHMQVELVNDGPVTVLLEL, from the coding sequence ATGCGGGTTCTGGTGCAGCGAGTCACATCGGCGTCGGTCTCGGTGGACGGCAAGGTCGTTGGTGCGATCCAACCCGGCCGGCAGGGCCTGCTGGCTCTGGTCGGTGTCACCCACAACGACGGACCCGACCAGGCGCGGCGGCTGGCCGAGAAGCTCTGGAACCTGCGCATCCTGTCCGACGAGAAATCCGCAGCCGACGTTGACGCACCTATTCTGGTGATCAGTCAATTCACTCTCTACGCCGACACTGCAAAGGGCCGGCGCCCGTCGTGGAACGCCGCGGCCCCCGGTACGGTTGCAGAGCCGTTGGTGGCGAGCTTCGCCGACGCTCTTGTGCAGCTGGGCGCAATTGTGGAAACCGGGGTGTTCGGGGCCCACATGCAGGTTGAGCTGGTTAATGACGGGCCGGTGACGGTATTGCTCGAGCTGTGA
- a CDS encoding MTH1187 family thiamine-binding protein, translating into MSVLVAFSVTPLGVGEGVGEIVAEAVRVVRASGLPNKTDSMFTVIEGDSWDEVMSVVQRAVGAVAARAPRVSTVIKADWRTGVNDAMTRKVESVERYLADD; encoded by the coding sequence ATGTCTGTCTTGGTCGCTTTTTCGGTAACTCCGCTGGGCGTGGGGGAGGGTGTTGGCGAGATCGTCGCCGAAGCGGTTCGGGTAGTCCGTGCTTCGGGGCTACCCAACAAGACGGACTCGATGTTTACCGTGATCGAAGGCGACAGCTGGGACGAGGTGATGTCGGTGGTGCAGCGTGCGGTGGGGGCTGTCGCCGCCCGGGCACCGCGAGTCAGCACCGTTATCAAGGCGGACTGGCGAACCGGGGTCAACGACGCGATGACACGGAAGGTCGAGTCCGTCGAGCGGTATCTCGCCGACGATTAG
- a CDS encoding competence/damage-inducible protein A, translating into MSARAGIVVTGTEVLTGRVQDQNGPWIADRLLELGVELAHITICGDRPADIEAQLRFMAGQGVDLIVTSGGLGPTADDMTVEVVARFCDRELVLDEEVEEKIANILKKLMARNPAFQSALDPGTFESVRAANRKQAMVPAGAQVLDPVGTAPGVVVPGKPTVIVLPGPPRELQPMWHTAIEAPAAQDAIAGRTVYRQEMLRMFGLPESGLAETLREAETAVPGFASLEITTCLRRGEVEMVTRYEPAAGEAYAQLTQLLRDKHGQQLYSEDGSSIDDLVAHLLNGRRIATAESCTAGLLAARLTDRPGSSDYVMGGVVSYSNQAKAELLGVDPALIEEQGAVSEPVARAMAAGALKRFGADTAVAITGIAGPGGGTPEKPVGTVCFTVMLADGRADTRTIRLPGNRSDVRERSTTVAMHMLLRALSGDAAG; encoded by the coding sequence GTGAGCGCACGCGCAGGAATCGTGGTCACCGGAACCGAAGTCCTCACCGGACGTGTCCAAGATCAAAACGGCCCATGGATCGCCGATCGGCTCCTGGAGCTCGGCGTCGAGCTGGCCCACATCACTATCTGCGGGGACCGGCCCGCCGATATCGAGGCGCAGCTGCGTTTCATGGCCGGCCAGGGTGTGGACCTGATCGTCACCAGCGGCGGGCTGGGCCCGACCGCCGACGACATGACCGTCGAGGTGGTGGCCCGATTCTGCGATCGCGAGCTGGTGCTCGACGAAGAGGTCGAGGAGAAGATCGCCAATATCCTGAAAAAACTGATGGCACGCAATCCCGCGTTTCAATCCGCCTTGGACCCAGGCACTTTCGAATCTGTACGGGCCGCCAACCGCAAGCAGGCGATGGTCCCCGCCGGGGCGCAGGTGCTTGATCCAGTAGGTACCGCACCGGGCGTGGTGGTGCCCGGCAAGCCGACGGTCATAGTGCTGCCCGGCCCGCCGCGAGAGCTGCAGCCGATGTGGCACACGGCCATCGAAGCTCCCGCGGCGCAGGACGCGATCGCTGGCCGGACCGTCTATCGGCAGGAAATGCTGCGGATGTTCGGACTGCCTGAATCGGGATTAGCCGAGACCCTGCGGGAGGCCGAGACCGCCGTGCCCGGCTTTGCATCGCTGGAGATCACCACCTGCCTGCGCCGGGGCGAGGTCGAGATGGTCACCCGTTACGAGCCAGCCGCAGGCGAGGCATACGCGCAGCTCACCCAGCTGCTACGGGACAAGCACGGGCAACAGCTCTACTCCGAAGACGGTTCCAGCATTGACGATCTGGTCGCTCACCTGTTGAACGGGCGCCGCATCGCGACGGCCGAGTCCTGCACGGCCGGCTTGCTGGCTGCACGGCTCACCGACCGCCCCGGATCATCCGACTACGTGATGGGCGGCGTGGTCAGCTACTCCAATCAGGCCAAGGCCGAACTACTGGGTGTCGACCCGGCGCTAATCGAAGAACAGGGCGCCGTCTCCGAACCGGTCGCACGGGCGATGGCCGCCGGCGCCCTGAAGCGCTTCGGCGCCGACACCGCGGTGGCCATCACCGGGATCGCCGGGCCAGGCGGGGGGACACCCGAAAAGCCAGTCGGCACAGTCTGTTTCACGGTTATGTTGGCTGACGGTCGCGCCGACACCCGGACCATAAGGCTGCCCGGGAACCGTTCCGACGTACGGGAACGCTCCACCACCGTCGCCATGCACATGCTGCTGCGTGCGCTAAGTGGGGATGCGGCGGGATAG
- a CDS encoding MFS transporter, with protein MTRQRLTSDQRNSFIAAFLGWTMDAFDYFIVVLVYQDIAQTFHRSKTEVAFVTTATLVMRPVGALLFGLWADRVGRRLPLMVDVAFYSIVGFLCAFAPNFTVLVILRLLYGIGMGGEWGLGAALAMEKVPPQRRGFFSGLLQEGYSFGYLLATLASLVVMDLFGLSWRWLFALSIIPALVSLIIRYRVEESEVWEAAQDRMRLTKTRVRDVLREAKVIRRFFYLVLLMTAFNWMSHGTQDVYPTFLNAATDGGAGLTSTTARWIVVGYNVGAIIGGLIFGTLSQRFGRRYTIVFCAVLALPIVPLFAYSRTAAMLCLGSFLMQLFVQGAWGVIPAHLTEMSPDAIRGLYPGVTYQLGNLLAAFNLPIQEHLAATHGYPFALAATIVPVLTMVALLTFVGKDATGIRFGSAESSFLPTE; from the coding sequence GTGACACGACAGCGGCTGACCAGTGACCAACGAAACTCGTTCATCGCGGCGTTCCTGGGTTGGACGATGGACGCCTTCGACTACTTCATCGTCGTACTGGTCTATCAGGATATTGCCCAGACGTTTCATCGCAGCAAGACCGAGGTCGCATTCGTCACCACCGCCACGCTGGTAATGCGTCCGGTCGGGGCGCTGCTGTTCGGGTTGTGGGCAGACCGGGTGGGCCGGCGGCTTCCGTTGATGGTCGACGTGGCGTTCTACTCAATTGTCGGATTTCTGTGCGCGTTCGCTCCCAACTTCACGGTGCTGGTGATTCTGCGCCTGCTCTACGGCATCGGCATGGGTGGTGAGTGGGGTTTGGGCGCCGCGCTAGCCATGGAGAAGGTGCCGCCGCAGCGGCGGGGATTTTTCTCTGGGTTGCTGCAGGAGGGTTATTCGTTCGGTTACCTGCTGGCCACCCTTGCGTCTCTGGTGGTGATGGACCTCTTCGGATTGTCGTGGCGATGGCTGTTTGCGTTGAGCATCATCCCGGCGCTGGTCAGCCTTATCATCCGGTATCGCGTCGAGGAATCCGAGGTGTGGGAGGCCGCACAGGACCGGATGCGGCTCACCAAAACGCGGGTGCGCGATGTGTTGCGCGAGGCCAAGGTTATTCGGCGTTTCTTCTACCTGGTGCTGTTGATGACCGCGTTCAACTGGATGAGTCACGGCACCCAGGACGTCTACCCCACCTTCTTGAACGCGGCCACCGATGGCGGCGCCGGGCTGACCAGCACCACCGCACGCTGGATCGTGGTTGGCTACAACGTCGGCGCCATCATCGGCGGGCTGATCTTCGGCACCCTGTCGCAACGATTCGGGCGCCGCTACACCATTGTGTTCTGTGCGGTCTTAGCGCTGCCGATCGTACCGCTGTTCGCCTATTCACGAACTGCGGCGATGCTGTGCCTGGGTTCGTTTCTGATGCAGCTGTTCGTGCAGGGGGCGTGGGGTGTGATTCCAGCGCACCTCACGGAGATGTCGCCCGACGCGATCCGCGGTCTGTACCCGGGTGTGACGTATCAATTGGGAAACTTGTTGGCGGCGTTCAACTTACCGATTCAGGAACACCTGGCCGCGACCCACGGCTACCCGTTCGCACTGGCGGCGACCATCGTGCCGGTGTTGACGATGGTGGCGTTACTGACGTTCGTCGGCAAGGACGCCACCGGGATCAGGTTCGGCAGCGCCGAAAGTTCCTTCCTGCCAACTGAGTGA
- a CDS encoding phage holin family protein, translating into MAPFLLRAALTGVALWVVTLFVRGINFVGGGSTLQRIGIIFFVAVIFGLVNAIIKPIVQILSIPMYILTLGLFHIVINAFMLWITARITEHTTWGLQIDHFWWTAIWAAILLSVVSWFLSLLTRRATR; encoded by the coding sequence ATGGCGCCTTTTCTGCTGCGCGCGGCTCTGACCGGTGTCGCGCTATGGGTGGTGACTCTTTTCGTTCGCGGGATCAACTTCGTCGGCGGTGGTTCGACTTTGCAGCGGATCGGGATAATCTTCTTCGTCGCAGTGATTTTCGGTTTGGTCAACGCGATCATCAAGCCGATCGTGCAGATCTTGTCCATCCCGATGTACATCCTGACGCTGGGACTGTTCCACATCGTCATCAACGCCTTCATGCTGTGGATTACGGCACGGATCACCGAGCACACGACGTGGGGGCTGCAGATCGACCACTTCTGGTGGACGGCCATCTGGGCGGCGATCCTGCTGTCCGTGGTCAGTTGGTTTCTGTCCCTGCTGACGCGGCGCGCAACTCGATAG
- a CDS encoding anti-sigma factor antagonist encodes MKTVAIGSSPAPAGTRLNSQINDPNGTLTAVTECTGSAVVVHVSGDIDASNETIWQRLVNRSAAIAIAPGPFVIDIRELDFLGSCAYAVLAQEAVRCRRRGVNLRLVTSQPIVARTIAACGLRRLLPMYTTVETALAPPA; translated from the coding sequence ATGAAGACTGTCGCGATCGGATCTTCTCCTGCTCCGGCGGGCACGCGGCTCAATTCGCAGATCAATGATCCGAACGGCACGTTGACGGCGGTCACCGAGTGCACTGGTTCGGCCGTTGTCGTTCATGTCAGCGGCGATATCGACGCCAGCAACGAGACGATCTGGCAGCGCCTGGTGAACAGGAGTGCGGCCATCGCAATCGCCCCGGGACCGTTCGTCATCGACATTCGCGAACTCGACTTCCTCGGCTCGTGCGCCTACGCGGTGCTGGCCCAGGAGGCGGTGCGCTGCCGGCGGCGCGGTGTGAACCTACGGCTCGTCACCAGTCAGCCAATCGTGGCGCGCACCATTGCTGCGTGTGGGCTTCGCCGCCTGCTGCCGATGTACACCACGGTCGAGACCGCGCTAGCCCCGCCGGCCTAG
- a CDS encoding class I adenylate-forming enzyme family protein, with translation MNLGTIIDAAATHDPQRTALIIDGHFVSYGELGGAVRTCAAGLAAHGVVSGDRVAVIDTASPLAIASLLGAARLGATATLMNPALTPHELRALLDNAGCVDAAVAGQAYADRVRAARVATVLTDAQLLGNQRYESAVPADHTDSLPAMVLFTSGTTGLPKTVEIGRRQLAARLDRTSQPFSPDRPPVAVMMCVPYFHVGGSLGLLASLYSGNTLVVQRRFDAGEWLRLVAEYRVTGMFLVPTMLHRILEHPEFADTDLSSLAAITYGAAAAPITLMRKAIAALPHVGFTNVFGQTETLGTYAQLLPEDHYDPARAGSVGRPLPGVQVRVVDPDTGADVVAGEVGELWVNSPLNTAGGWLRTGDLGRQDPDGYLYPSGRLRDTINRGGEKFGPIEVEEALRSHPAVRDVAVAGVPDEELGQRVGVAAVTRAPLTLEDLRSHCRQAIAYFKLPERLAIVDNIPYSATGKINRSLLAALIAERC, from the coding sequence ATGAACCTCGGCACGATCATCGACGCCGCCGCGACGCACGATCCGCAGCGCACCGCCCTGATCATCGACGGACATTTCGTCAGCTACGGAGAACTTGGCGGGGCTGTCCGCACGTGTGCCGCCGGTTTGGCCGCGCACGGCGTGGTGTCCGGCGACCGGGTCGCCGTCATCGACACCGCCAGCCCGCTGGCTATCGCATCGCTGCTGGGTGCGGCGCGTCTGGGTGCAACCGCCACGCTGATGAATCCCGCCCTCACCCCGCACGAGCTACGCGCGTTGCTCGACAACGCGGGTTGCGTTGACGCAGCGGTGGCCGGGCAGGCCTACGCGGACCGGGTCCGCGCGGCGAGGGTAGCCACGGTGTTGACCGACGCGCAGCTGCTCGGCAATCAGCGTTACGAATCCGCCGTGCCCGCCGATCACACCGACTCTCTTCCCGCGATGGTCTTGTTCACCAGCGGCACGACGGGACTGCCCAAGACGGTCGAGATCGGTCGCCGCCAGCTCGCCGCGCGGCTGGACAGAACGTCACAACCGTTCTCTCCAGACAGGCCGCCCGTCGCGGTGATGATGTGCGTCCCGTACTTTCACGTCGGCGGTTCCCTCGGGCTGCTGGCCAGCCTGTACTCCGGTAACACCTTGGTGGTGCAGCGGCGATTCGACGCCGGCGAGTGGTTGCGGCTGGTAGCTGAGTACCGGGTGACCGGCATGTTCCTGGTGCCGACGATGCTGCACCGGATTCTGGAACACCCCGAGTTCGCCGACACTGACCTGTCCTCGCTGGCCGCCATCACTTATGGTGCGGCTGCCGCACCAATCACGTTGATGCGCAAGGCAATCGCTGCGTTGCCGCACGTAGGGTTCACCAACGTCTTCGGCCAGACCGAAACCTTGGGCACCTATGCCCAATTGCTGCCCGAGGATCACTACGATCCGGCGCGCGCGGGTTCGGTGGGCCGGCCCCTGCCCGGCGTTCAGGTACGGGTGGTCGACCCTGATACCGGTGCAGACGTCGTTGCGGGGGAGGTCGGCGAACTGTGGGTCAACAGCCCGCTCAACACCGCCGGAGGATGGCTACGCACCGGCGACCTGGGCCGACAAGACCCCGACGGCTACCTCTATCCGAGCGGTAGGCTGCGCGACACGATCAACCGCGGCGGTGAGAAATTCGGCCCGATCGAGGTGGAGGAGGCGTTGCGGTCCCACCCGGCGGTGCGTGACGTCGCGGTAGCTGGAGTCCCTGACGAGGAACTGGGACAGCGGGTGGGAGTGGCAGCGGTGACTCGGGCGCCGTTGACGCTGGAGGATCTGCGGTCGCATTGTCGGCAGGCGATCGCGTACTTCAAGTTGCCCGAACGGCTCGCAATCGTCGACAACATCCCCTACAGCGCTACGGGCAAGATCAACCGCAGCCTGCTTGCCGCACTGATCGCCGAACGCTGCTGA
- a CDS encoding TetR/AcrR family transcriptional regulator gives MSVLTDSTNGHELRRRSTHEALRQAALKCFAHKGFGNVTVTELAREAGVTERTFFRHFPTKEAVLFQDYETQLDWLADALAQRPPGESLFEAVLGAVATFPHDLEVVRQAATARAELISAERVAAHLRVVQSSFATVLGDFVRDRRPEAAGLAADVAGSVIAAALVVAVENWGRNGCADDLGELVATSLELVRSGLAPLS, from the coding sequence ATGTCAGTACTGACTGATTCGACGAATGGTCACGAACTTCGTCGCCGATCGACCCACGAGGCACTGCGTCAGGCAGCGCTAAAATGCTTTGCCCACAAGGGATTCGGCAATGTGACCGTGACGGAATTGGCGCGTGAGGCGGGCGTCACCGAGCGGACCTTCTTCCGGCATTTCCCGACCAAGGAAGCCGTCCTGTTCCAGGACTACGAGACCCAGCTGGATTGGCTGGCCGACGCGCTCGCCCAGCGGCCGCCCGGCGAGTCACTGTTCGAGGCGGTGCTGGGCGCAGTCGCCACGTTCCCGCACGACCTCGAGGTGGTCCGGCAGGCTGCCACAGCTCGTGCTGAACTGATCAGTGCCGAGCGCGTCGCCGCACACCTGCGGGTGGTGCAGTCGTCGTTCGCCACGGTGCTCGGCGACTTCGTTCGCGACCGGCGCCCCGAGGCCGCCGGCCTGGCGGCAGACGTTGCGGGTTCGGTGATCGCCGCTGCCTTGGTTGTGGCAGTAGAGAATTGGGGACGAAACGGGTGCGCGGACGATCTGGGTGAACTCGTGGCCACCAGCCTGGAGCTGGTGCGTTCGGGACTGGCGCCACTGAGTTAA